The Benincasa hispida cultivar B227 chromosome 9, ASM972705v1, whole genome shotgun sequence genome has a segment encoding these proteins:
- the LOC120086942 gene encoding probable protein disulfide-isomerase A6: MAKHQIWLAVAALALLLSSAVADDVVVLTEENFEKEVGQDKGALVEFYAPWCGHCKKLAPEYEKLGSSFKKAKSVLIGKVDCDEHKGVCSKYGVSGYPTIQWFPKGSLEPKKYEGQRTAEALAEFVNSEGGTNVKIASIPSSVVVLSSDNFNEVVLDSSKDVLVEFYAPWCGHCKNLAPIYEKVATAFKLEEDVVIANLDADKYRDLAEKYGISGFPTLKFFPKSNKNGEDYDGGRDVDDFVSFINEKCGTNRDAKGRLTVNAGLVASLESLVREFVAASNEEKKNIVAKIEEEAGKLSGSAARHGKIYVKSAKKCLEKGGDYAKTEIERIQRILEKSVSPAKADEFTLKKNVLSSFVQSS; encoded by the exons ATGGCGAAGCATCAGATCTGGTTAGCCGTTGCCGCATTGGCTTTGCTTCTGTCATCGGCGGTGGCCGACGATGTTGTAGTGTTGACAGAGGAGAATTTCGAGAAAGAAGTTGGCCAAGATAAAGGAGCTCTGGTTGAGTTCTACGCTCCATG GTGTGGGCACTGTAAGAAGCTTGCGCCAGAGTATGAAAAGCTTGGAAGCAGCTTTAAGAAAGCGAAATCTGTTTTGATCGGAAAG GTCGACTGTGATGAGCACAAGGGCGTATGTAGCAAATATGGGGTCTCTGGGTACCCAACAATTCAATGGTTTCCCAAGGGATCGCTTGAACCAAAAAA ATACGAAGGTCAACGTACAGCAGAAGCCCTTGCCGAGTTTGTGAATAGCGAAGGAG GAACCAATGTGAAGATAGCATCAATTCCATCCAGTGTGGTAGTGCTTTCCTCCGATAATTTCAATGAGGTTGTTCTAGATTCAAGCAAAGATGTGCTGGTTGAGTTTTATGCACCCTG GTGTGGCCACTGCAAGAACCTTGCTCCT ATTTATGAAAAGGTGGCTACAGCATTTAAATTGGAAGAAGACGTAGTAATTGCTAACTTAGATGCCGACAAATACAGGGATCTAGCTGAAAA GTATGGCATAAGTGGTTTCCCTACTTTAAAATTCTTCCCAAAAAGCAACAAAAATGGTGAAGACTACGATGGTGGAAGAGATGTTGATGACTTTGTTAGTTTCATTAACGAAAAATGTGGGACCAATCGTGACGCAAAGGGACGGCTTACAGTAAAT GCTGGTTTAGTTGCTAGTTTAGAATCATTGGTGAGAGAGTTCGTAGCTGCTAGcaatgaagagaaaaagaatattgTTGCCAAGATAGAAGAAGAAGCTGGAAAGCTCAGTGGATCAGCTGCAAG GCATGGAAAGATATACGTGAAATCTGCTAAAAAATGTCTGGAGAAAGGTGGTGATTATGCCAAGACTGAGATTGAGAGGATCCAGCGCATACTCGAGAAG TCGGTAAGCCCAGCGAAAGCAGACGAGTTCACCTTGAAGAAAAACGTTCTGTCAAGTTTTGTTCAATCTTCTTAA